One stretch of Fervidobacterium thailandense DNA includes these proteins:
- a CDS encoding sigma-54-dependent transcriptional regulator, producing the protein MKKIFVQNDLIDVVTEILESLKNQFTLKEEKLELNGILTSKPEELDECFLYIGRLEEKYLEKLKGKEIIIVFEKQFEAELFEHFLELEIIGVFRKERLKVEFEEKGNFEKLLKEVLRRQNYNVKFVDGSYYQEVPFKNIKNWKFSVKMNDPKQLYEKIKFVSIFLDPTMRSFSRALRKIIQDFRRVYETYFPMYARTEAGNVSKTECKKNEILSKKIHENLQKQMENCRKELLEKHKIFSLPSLLIEGETGTGKSLIAEIIARSAMNDEAFQTRFKRISLANIGKELVDGALFGSVKGAYTGAEEDKLGIILENVFGILFIDEIAEVPPDVQAKLLIYMDDYMVRPLGFDKGGIFAPVVIIAATNRDLKREIALRKFRSDLYHRFKHKLYIPPLRERREDIRFLINFVLLNPTINPIDENGNYAVDKISLEAISVLENYDYPGNFRELEEILKSAVSSALAEGLSIILPRHLKLPRQPRI; encoded by the coding sequence ATGAAGAAGATATTCGTCCAAAACGATCTGATCGACGTTGTAACAGAAATCTTAGAAAGTTTGAAAAATCAGTTCACGCTTAAGGAAGAAAAATTGGAGCTCAACGGTATTTTAACGTCAAAACCGGAGGAATTAGATGAATGCTTCTTGTATATAGGTCGACTGGAAGAAAAATATCTTGAAAAGCTTAAGGGTAAAGAGATTATAATCGTATTCGAGAAACAATTCGAAGCTGAGCTTTTCGAACACTTCCTTGAGCTTGAAATTATAGGTGTCTTTAGGAAAGAAAGGTTAAAAGTCGAATTTGAGGAAAAAGGAAACTTTGAAAAACTGTTGAAGGAAGTTTTGAGAAGGCAAAACTACAATGTGAAATTCGTGGATGGAAGCTACTATCAAGAGGTTCCCTTCAAAAACATCAAAAATTGGAAATTCTCCGTAAAAATGAATGACCCAAAGCAACTTTACGAAAAAATCAAGTTCGTATCGATATTTCTCGATCCGACCATGCGGTCATTTTCTCGAGCCTTAAGAAAGATAATCCAGGACTTCAGACGAGTTTATGAAACTTACTTCCCAATGTATGCTCGTACTGAGGCAGGAAACGTATCAAAAACCGAGTGTAAGAAGAACGAAATATTGAGCAAAAAAATACACGAAAATCTCCAGAAACAAATGGAAAATTGCAGAAAGGAGCTACTCGAGAAACACAAAATATTCAGTTTACCGTCACTACTAATTGAAGGTGAAACGGGAACCGGAAAATCACTAATAGCTGAGATAATTGCAAGAAGTGCGATGAACGATGAAGCTTTTCAGACGCGTTTCAAGCGAATATCGCTGGCAAATATCGGTAAAGAGTTAGTTGACGGAGCACTCTTTGGAAGTGTGAAAGGAGCGTACACAGGCGCCGAAGAGGACAAGCTTGGAATAATCCTGGAAAATGTTTTCGGCATACTCTTTATCGACGAAATTGCCGAGGTTCCCCCAGATGTCCAAGCGAAACTCCTAATCTACATGGACGACTACATGGTAAGACCCCTGGGCTTTGATAAGGGTGGAATTTTTGCTCCGGTTGTCATTATTGCGGCGACGAATAGAGATTTGAAAAGAGAAATTGCACTGCGCAAGTTTCGAAGTGATCTGTATCACAGATTTAAGCACAAACTGTACATACCTCCTCTTAGAGAAAGGAGAGAAGATATACGCTTCCTCATAAACTTCGTTTTGCTAAATCCAACGATCAATCCTATTGACGAAAATGGAAATTACGCAGTTGACAAAATCTCTCTTGAAGCGATCAGCGTTTTAGAAAACTATGATTACCCAGGAAACTTCCGAGAGCTTGAGGAGATACTCAAAAGCGCCGTAAGCAGCGCCTTAGCCGAAGGACTTAGCATCATACTACCAAGACACCTCAAGTTACCAAGGCAACCGAGAATTTAG